The proteins below come from a single Aphis gossypii isolate Hap1 unplaced genomic scaffold, ASM2018417v2 Contig01011, whole genome shotgun sequence genomic window:
- the LOC126555697 gene encoding uncharacterized protein LOC126555697 → MSLVYVNSEKNKKMLQYKGFLHTQEKIYNEKVYWKCSESKKIKCKGRVHVVNENIVKFIEHNNHVPNAAKIEVKKAVSHLKEISSQTTLSTHAVIGEISSQLPSALAADMPSVQTLKRTIQRLRQREEASPPNQIILILLFLRSIEIQVTNVVACLLNQLARDHL, encoded by the exons ATGAGTTTAGTGTATGtaaatagtgaaaaaaataaaaaaatgttacagtATAAAGGATTTTTACATACAcaagaaaaaatttataatgaaaaagtgTATTGGAAATGCTccgaaagtaaaaaaataaaatgcaaaggTCGAGTTCATGTTGTGAACGAAAATATCGTGAAGTTCATCGAACATAATAATCATGTACCAAATGCAGCAAAAATTGAAGTTAAGAAGGCTGTATCACATTTAAAGGAGATTTCTTCCCAAACTACGCTTAGTACTCATGCTGTTATTGGAGAAATTTCATCtcag ttaccAAGTGCTCTTGCTGCAGATATGCCAAGTGTTCAAACGTTAAAAAGAACAATTCAACGTCTTCGGCAAAGAGAAGAAGCTTCTCCTCCTaaccaaataattttgattttattattcctGAGGAGTATCGAAATACAAGTGACG